GGGGAACAGTTTTAAAATGTTTTCTCGTGGTTTTCTCTGATCTAGTATTTCAAACAAGTTTCACAGTAGGAAACATTTCAACTGATAGTTGTGAATTTATGTTCAAAACTGTGTTTATGAACTGTTGAGTGAATGGTTGTATGGAATGTATGAATATATTGTAATGTTCGTTGATAAGTGGGATTGTATCCTGTTTGATATTCTCTTACTGTGCCGACGCCGGCAATACAGACGAGCTCTTTTCCGTTGAAGTGGTACTCCCTGTATTTGTGCGCGATCTGTACCGTACGGGtctaggttttcaaaaaaaaaaaaaaagaaaaaaaaaaaaaaaaaaaaaatagctgtATTTTTATAAACAACGGAACCCGGCTGGAGTGCGTGACGAGAACTGACTGCGCGAGGGCCTCATCCAGAAGATTCTCTAATTAAAGGCTATGCTAAGGTCTAGTTTAAAAATGCTTTCTCGAGAGAGATCTCCTTTTTTTAATCTCATAGATCAACTACattaaaataggaaaaacttcaaatactcccctgtgatttcgcactttcttactttagtaccctctggtttaaagtgtgtcaaattagtactctgtggtttcatactttcacactttagtaccctgtggtttaaagtgttcaagttagtaccctgtggtttcgcacttttttactttagtattatatggtttaatatttcgttaaattatatacaaaaacttccgATACTtaatctaggtttatcgaatatttattttagtaccatttagttttaattttgccactgatttaacgaaaaaaatattctgaaatggataaaaaaaagaaaaaaatgaaaccacatagaactaacttgatacaaaaataaaaccacatagacacatagtactaacttgatacactttaaaccatatgatattaaagtgagaaagtgcgaaactataaagtactaacttgatacattttaaattaactacagaatactaaagtgagaaagtacgaaaccatttggaggtatttgaagcttttcttttaaaataaacaagaaGAGTCAACGGTTCAGATTTGAAAAATTAGggactttttatattttttttgttcacgTAGCTCGTAGCTGCATGTGATTCCGCGCGCCTCTCAACATTACGTAACTGGCCATATATAGACTTAAATATAGTATTAACTAGTGATAGCCTGCCCTTGGCAgcgaaaaatttatataatttttaaaatattttgaataggctattcaatattatttacgaAAGttggttataaaatttaagcaaaacggaattaaataattaaatatttacaatttaaaatttttttattatccaaaatttaaattcaaatttaaaatataaaatgttgaagcttaaaatttaaattttaacatatgaagttgaaatttcaatatttagaatttaatatttaaatttttaaattcaatttataatttaatatttgaaatattgaaatttgaaatttaaagtttagaacataaaatttaaaaaaattatattttatcttaattactaaaagtaaattttaaaagttaacaattgtaaattttaaatattagattttatatgaaattctgctgaattctttttttttttttccgaattctGAATTCTATCCTTTTATATTCATCAAATATCTTCATGCAGTTCAGAtcagaattttaaattctaaacttttatatgcATCGAATAACTTGCTGCAATTCTGAATTCTGAATTATGAATTCCCAATCCTAAATTCAGATAGATAATTCAGAGTTCAGCTAGACTATCCGAAATTCAACTAGGTAATTCGAGATTCCatgaataatatagaaaaaataagtaTACTTTACTCAAACTCCCCTAGCCAGTTTATTTCTGATTTATAATTGGTATGAATGCATACAGAAAACGCtaacaaaaaatatttgtatgCACTTGGAGGTCtgctaataaaaataatgttttcCTTAACAATCctgcgatttttttttaacaacttaAGATTGTGATTTCTgaaaattagtgtttttttttttttgagaaattgatTTATGCAAATTAGTGTTATGCAATGCTAAGAGGGCTTTACAAACTACCACCCATTAAATAGTTTTAGGAACAAAGTGAAAACTaagaattataaattcaaattgtcAACGCGCAAACTAAGTAGCTACTTTTCAACGCTAAATAATTCTTGTAATCTACTAAGTATCAGATGGGATAGCAAAAAATCGCAACTTATGTATCAAAATTAGGAACGCAAAAATcctaaaaaggaaaaattaagcAGTCTTGACTAAAACCCCAAAAGGGTGAGGCTCAGTTAAGTCGGCAAAAATGCTCATGAGCACAGGATAGCAATAGGACCAACAGATTACCGTAGGAGGAACATGTGCGCAACGACGAAGGATAAGAACAGTAGGAAGCGGTTGCCTATGAATAGACCGTCCAAACTTTCGCTTGTTCAAAGCCATCATTTTTCACGTTTTTCTCTACTTATCATCGTTGTCTCAAAGGAGAGATACAAAGTAGCAAGAAACAGAAAGAAATGACGGAAATTAACCAAATAGAATTAGTAAAACAACAATGTATCGAAACAGTCAAGTCCATTCAAAGCTACCACATTTAATCCCAAACAAAAACAGGAATAGCATATTTGAGTACAAACAATTATCTGTAAAACTGAGTCCATCCAAAGCTACTATATTTAATCCCAAACAAAGATACTAATACCAAATTTGAGTATAAAGAAACATCTGTAAAACTGCTTTCTCACAAATTATCCAACAACCAatcagaaataaaatattagaggaTCATATTTGGCTACCAACTAAACATGAAGTGACCTAATATCACACCTCGTgcaagtaaagaatgtaaaaaaaGAGAACTGTTGGCAAACAAAATTAAACTCAACAGTATCTCATATCAAACTATAAACAATCAATTAGTCATCAACTTCACAAATAATTAAAGCCTCAGCAAAATAGTAACTAACAGTTCAACTAATTCATATAACTAAAGTAAGAATTATCTagtatatatcaaccattatCTTTACTAAAAATCTATTTATATGAGAAAGATAATCTAATCAAAGATTTTGTTTTGATCTCAGaattgttttatgttttttcaaTACAGTAAAAACAtgagttttgttttttttccttatttgcaAGCTCTCATGGTTACCTAAAATACTTTATTAAAAGTAGAAACACAAACAAAGCCAAAAAAGGTGGCAACATAGCAGAAATCAATTAACTTGCGCAGCATAAGAAAATAAAGCAACCCTACATCAACTGCCACCTCACTAACAATTCACATCATAAAAAATGAAAACGCTGAAGagggaaaagtatgaaattaaaTGCAGTCGCCAATAAAATAAGCTGTAGAAACCTTTCGCCTCATGATGTTTTTACATGACTTGCATATTATCTTATTCAACATGCAGGATCATTTCGCAACAGCGAGAAAGAAGACGTGCATAATCTGAAATATATAGGTAtggatagatatataaataaattaattcttTGTCTAAATGTGCTTTGCTGAATCTAGTTACATAATAATGGTTAACTTATTATTACGCTCGTAAATAAACCTGTACCTTTTGAGATACTTACACCTACCTGTAAATGGAAGTTGCTATAATTTGCTACAGCAATTAAGTGGAAggaaaaataaacacttttatTCAAAAAACTTCATTACTAAAAGCTTACAATCAAAGAACTTAAATAGAAGAAGAAACTTGAGGTTTAAGAAAACCTAACTCAACACATGTTCTCCACTACATTCACTATACATGTGCTCCTAGAAACTAACTACTATGAACTCCATAACATTACCCACTACTTACACAAATTAAGGCACTAATCACTATTTACATGATCTTAGCCCACTACTTGCACCCACTACTTGCACAATAATAGGGCCACTAACATCATAATATTTGCATCATTTTCCAACACTCCCCCTTGATGCAAATTCAGTAACGCCGAGGGCTCTTCTGAACTTCAAAAATTTGTCATGACATAAAGCTTTCGTCAATCCATCAGCAGCTTGTTCATTGGTGGAACAATTCTTCATGTCGATTTGCCTATTGTTGATAAGATCCCGGATGAAGTGATGACGTACTTCGATGTGTTTCATGCGTCCGTGAAAGACCAGATTCTTTGTCATTGCAATGGTTGAGCGGTTGTCGCAATATATCTCCATCGGATATTCTTGTGTTTGATATAGATCCTCCAAAATTCTTCGCAATCCACACAGCTTGACATGCGGCCGATGTTGCTGCTATATATTCAGCTTCAGAGGAAGATAAAGCGGTAGTAGCTTGCTTCTTTGATGCCTATGTGATCGCTCCAGATCCAAAATTGAAGATCCATCCATTTGTACTCTTTCTGTCATCTTGAGAACCTGCCCAATCACTATCACTAAAACCAACCAATTTGAAATTAGTAACTGGGTGGTACCAAATACCGAAATTAATAGTATCCCGAATGTAGCGTAGAATTCGTTTTGCAGCTCCAAAGTGATGCTTTGTAGGATCATGCATAAATCTAGATATTAAGCTGACAGAAAACATAATATCAGGACGTGAATGTGTCAAATACATTAAACCTCCAACTATACTTCTGAAAATCCGTGCATCAACTTTTCCGGTCCCATCATCTCTTGTCAATTTTTCATTTGAATTCATAGGAGTTGCACATCCCTTGCAGTTCTGTAACTTAAATTTCTTGAGCAAATTCACTGCATATTTTTCTTGGGTCAAAAAGATACCATTATCAGTCTGCATAACTTGAAGACCAAGAAAGTAATGTAAAAGTCCCAAATCCGACATATCAAATTCATGCATCATAATATTCTTGAAATCACAAATAAGATCTGATGAACCTGTATAGATTATGTCATCGACATAAACACAGATAATGATAATCTCTTTACCTTTCACCTTCATATATAAAGTTAGTTCATTCTCACTTCTATGAAAATCATGTTGTCGGAAATGGATATCAAGGCGGCTATACCACGCTCTAGGGGCTTGCTTCAGGCCATAAAGAGCTTTCCTGAGCTTGTAgactttcttctcttttcctttaacaACAAAACCTTGTGGTTGTTCTACATAAACATCTTCATCCAAATTTTCATTAAGAAAAGCCGACTTAACATCGAATTGATAAACAAGCCATATCATTTGAGCAGCTAAAGCTAAAATAATTCGAATAGTTTCCAAACGCGCAACAGGTGAAAATGTTTCAAGAAAATCGATACCGGATTTTTGAGCATATCCTTTCGCCACAAGCCGTGCtttgtattttttaacttttccgTCAGCATCATACTTCACCCGATAAACCCATTTTACACCAATTGCTGCTTTCTCTTCTGGCACGTCAACAAGCTCCCAAGTTTGGTTCTTTTCAATAGTTGCTATCTCTTCATGCATTGCATTCTTCCATTCTTCTTTTTCACAAGCTTCTTCGAAACATACGGGCTCTGCAACCATAAGAACAAATTTGCAAGTTTCATAAATTTCTTTCAAGGATTTTACCTTTAGAGGAGGGGTTTCCGAATCCGACAATGATGAAGTTGATTTTTCcacattttctttcctttggcCTTTTGGGGTGGCTTGTGAAGCTTCTAGTCTTCATTTGGAAGTGTGAGCGACTTTCTTTCCTCAATTGTCAATGGCACCTGTGAATTTTCATTCCAATCCCAAAAACTATCTTCATCAAAAATCACATCTCGACTTATAAGAAGTTTCCTTGTTATCGGATTGTATAGTCGATAGCCTTTTGATTCATTACTATAGCCAACAAAGatacatttttcacttttctcatCCAATTTTTTACGATTTTCGGTGTGAACAAATGCATAAGCTACAgagccaaaaattttaaaatggctCACCTCGGGCTTTCTTCCACACCAAGCTTCAAAAGGTGTCATATTTCGTACCGCCTTAGTTGGAGATCGATTTAGGAGGAACACCGAGGTTGCTACAGCTTCCGCCCAAAAATCATTCGGTAGCTTCTTCTCTTTAAGCATACTACGAGCCATCTCCACTATTGTTCGATTTTTGTGCTCTACGACTCCATTTTGCTCCGGTGTATGCTTCACTGTTAGTTGCCTGCAAATGCCATTTTCtttgcaaaaagaaaagaaattaattgatAGACCCCCTCGATCCGTTCGAAGAGTTTTGATGGAATGCCCACTCTGGTTCTCGACTTGCGCTTTAAACTCTCGAAATTTGTCAAGTGCTTCTGATTTCTGTGCGATGAAGTATACCCAACTCATCCTGGTAAAATCATCAATGAACAGCAAAAAGTACTTACTGCTGTTAAAAGAAGGAGTCTGCATTGGACCACAAATATCGGCATGTATCAACTGTAGaggtctagaagctctccaagatTTTCCAATGGGAAACGAAATCCGATGTTGCTTTCCATAAACACATCCTTCACAAACTTCATTCATACAATCTATTCCAGGTAAGCCACATACCATTTTCTTTTGACTTAATAATTTCAACCCATTAAAGTGTAAATGACCATAACGCAAATGCCAAAGCCATGATTTATTTTTAGTGTTAGCAACCAAAGCGTGCTCATCAATACATGAAATGTCAAGTACAAACATCTTGTTTTCAGCCATAGAAACTTTAATCAAAGGTATTTGAGATCTTTCATGGCTAATCTCACAAAAGTTATCGCAAAATTTAACATTATATCCTCTTTCAATCAATTGTCCAACACTTAATAAATTGTGAGCCAAGGAAGGTACATAATAAACATCATTGATAAACTTTTCCATACCTGACTTAGTTTTTATAGCAACCGTCCCTTTTCCTTCAATTTGTAGAACCTTATCATCTCCAAGCCGAACTTGCAATTTTACGGATTCATCAATGTGACGAAAAAGGTTTTTAAATCCTGACATATGGTTGCTACATCCACTATCCAAAATCCATAAATTAGCACTACTAACATTAGAATTCAGACATGTAAGAAATAGTTTACCTTCCTCTTCATTCTTTTCTGCATAGTTGGCTTGTTGTTTTGCTTTAGCCCAACAATAAACTTCTATTTGACCATATTTCTTGCAGAAATGGCATTGCTTACTCTTATAACCTTGGCTTTGGTTGCTTTTCTCATTATCATCTTGTCGGTAATTTGTGTCAGATCTTTCTCTACCATAGCTTCGGCCTCTTCCACGACCGCGAAAACCACCTCTTCCACGGCCTCTTCCTGCATACTTTTGGTCACCTTTTGACTTCGAATTTTCAACCCTTGATTCAAATGCACTTTCTGCACTTTTCTCGATAGATCTGTTTAGTCGTTGTTCATGAGCTAAAAGAGAACCCATTAATTCATTAAATGAATAATTTGACAAATCTTTTGATTCCTCTATAGCAGCGacaatatgatcaaatttaggAGGAAGACTTCTCAAAACTTTTTCAACAACCTTCTTCTCAGAAATATCATCACCAAGACTTCTCATCTgattaataataatagcaattcGAGAAAAGTATTCTTGCATACCTTCGGCATTTTTCATGTAGAGATTTTCAAATTCCTTTTGGAGAGTTTGTAGCCTCACTGTTCGAACACGATCATTTCCTTGGTATTCTTGCTTTAAAATAGTCCAAGCTTCATTTGATTTGGTGGCATTTGCAATTCGAGGAAAAATGTTGTCCTGCACTGCCTGCTGCAACACAAGCAATGCCTTGGCATCCTTTTTGTGAAGCTCCTTTTGATCTGCTGTCTTATCTGCACCTTTTGAACTTTCTATTTCTGCATAACCATGCTCAACTAGATCCCAGAGATCTTGTGAAATGAAAAAAGTTCGCATTTTGATAttccaaaattcataattttctcCATTGAAAATTGGAATCAAGGATTGAGAGAGATTAAGTACACTTGAGTTACTCATGATGAAAACAAGTGTGATGAAAGTATACCTCTCTCTTTGTACTTGCCAACTTACTAGATTTGTGAGCCTTCCAATTGCTTCTTGCTTCAGAGAACACCACAACGCCCAGCCTTGATCACAaccaggctctgataccaaatgtagaTGGAAGTTGCTTTTGAAAGTAATTTAAGGCTTGCTAATACACTTTGCTACAACAATTAAGTGGAAGGAAAAATAAACACTTTCATTCAAAAAACTTGATTGCTAAAGGCTTACAATTAAAGGacttaaataaaagaagaaacttGAGGCTTAAGAAAACCTAACTCAACACATGTTCTCCACTACATCCACTACACATGTGCTCCTAGAAACTAGCTACCATGAACTCCACAACATTACCCACTACTTACACAAATTAAGGCACTAATCCACTATTTCCATGATCTTAGCCCACTACTTGCACCCACTACTTGCACAATAGTAGGGCCACTAACATCATAAGATTTGCATCATTTTCCAACATTTTACTCATCCAAATACTGCCATTTTCACACTagtttattaattcttttttaatattggaTGTTTTTAAAAAAGTCTAAATATTTCGATCCTTGGATATAACTTATACTCTAGTTTTAGCAATCCCACCTCTTCCCGGATTATTCCGGTATAACCCGTTAAATGGTGGAGTTAGCAATCCCACCCCTCTCCTTGGAATAGGGATAGAAATAGTTATTTccacccctatttaattttaaaatttaaatttaaaatttaaaatttaaatttaaattttagaaatttatattttgtaatcttaaaattaaaatttataacatttaaattttaaattttaaatttaaattgatatatttaatttttaaaatttaaattttaaaatattatatttctaaatttagatttgatcttaaatttaaaatttgaaattaaaaatttagaactttgaatttttgaatttgagatttttaaattcaaattttaattttatttttttttgaaattcaagagttatatatttaaatttaaaagtttaaatataaattttaaaaattttaattcaaatataataaagagagcaatattattattttctatttataaccacCCAATATCTACTACAAGAAAAACCATATTTACTGGCCGTAAAATGGCCAGCAAAAGTAGTGCAAAATGCCAGCAAAGATTAATGCTGGCAGTTTATAAATTGCCTCGCAAGCAACTGTCGGCAAAAGAAAAAAGCCAGCAAAACAATCTTTCACTGACAGTTTGAAGTgccaaaaaaaactatttatcaTGGCAATTTAAATGCCAGCAAATAATACATTTGCGGCTCTTTCAATAACTAGCAAATAGACATTTTACGGCAATCTTAGCTACCATCAAAAGCTTATTTGATGGCAGCTAATATCAccaatagaaatattttttcagaCATTCTAAAGTGCCAGCAAATAGTAATTTCTGGCAGTTTGAAAAaccatgaaatttttttattttattaattattcacCAATAAAGTGTAAAAAATATTGCAATTTTCCCTTTTAGCATGTAGATGTCATTTAATAAAAGTTCATCAATTTTACACATCGATACAAGCAGGTCATATAATCATAAAAACTATAAATAGCGACCAaattctattaaatataaagcGTTATACATCATAATCCATAAgctaaatactttaaaattaagtttataGTTTGAGTCATACAATCAAAATGACCACCAAAAAGACAAACAACTAAGCTATCTataagtccaaaaaaaaaaaaatatttgcataACATTCAGATCATATAGCTTCAAACCAGCTATCTCCAAAATGTTCAAAGTCATAGGATTTCTTCACTTTCCATCTTCTTTAACCTATGACAATGTGAAAAAAAGATTGTATTCAATCATTTGATccataatctatataaaaaaaagaataatttaataGACATGTACAAAAATGAAACTTACAATATAAGAGGGCCAAACAATTGATTTTCGAGTAGCATCACTAACTGTCTTCAAGTTTTAAAAACTACGAATCAGACTCTCATTGGACATTATGACAACCTCAATATACACCTCCCAATACTGTTGGCCTAGTTTTTCTCCTCCAACTATAGTAGATGGATCTCTACTAAATAGAATTCCTCGTGCCATAGGACGATGTGGTTTTCCGAGAGACATTAATGTCACTTCTTTTCCATCCTATATACCATTTTCAAGCATTACGAAAGATATTTCAATACACATTGAGttaaacaaaagttaaaatGCTTTAAAAAGATTCAAAATGGCAACTTACTTCATTTCGAGATATTTCATGCTGCATCctcattaattttcttttgatgtaTCTACAATTTGGAGAAAATTTATTTCATATTGTACTAGAATATGtatttattacaaattaaattgtaaaaggTACTAAATTGCGTGAGTGCATGATGTAGAAACAAACCCTATGAGTTGGAATTGCATGAGTGCATGATGATGACGAGTACCATGCATCTCTTTCAAGCCCATTGGCAGCATCTTCTTTTACATTGGCAACATTCTACAGATTGAACAATTAacctattaaaatattaaaaaattaaaattacatagCCAAAATACATGAACAACCAGCAGAATTAAATCTGTCTAGTCTCTATGGAATTAGATTGGTGAAAATCATTTGGGCTCCTTTGCCAAGCATCCATCTTGGCTTccattttagttaattttgctTTTAGTTCAATTTGTTCTTGCTCTATAGCTGTCATTTTTTCTTGCATTCCTTGTATTTCCTCTTCAGCTTTTCTCTTTGCTTCATATGCCACTCGTACACTTGTCGCACGAGAAGGTATTGAACTCCATATATTAGTAGGACAAGGGCCTAAACCAAGGCCACGAACATGGCCATGTCTTTCTTTTccaaaaacttctaaaaataaatcgCCTTCTTTAAGAGCCTTTTTTGCTTTCTGTGCATTATCCATGGTTATCTTATCAATGTCACTCTATAATCAttataagagcaagtaaaacTAAAGTCAAGTTTCACACAGCTAACATATAAGAAATGAAAAGTACATAGAGAGAGTTGCTCCTCACAATTTTGCGCGCACATTCAGCATTCACTGGAGCTCCATCTTTGTGAATTTGGGTGATTTTGAAAAGTTCTACTCTAGTTGGTcgaattcttttatttttatgctgTTACCAATACATATTCTCTTGATATTTTGAAGTGAAGCCAAGTATTAATGAATTCAATAACAAAAGAGACTcttaaaaaattctatcatactaattttttttagctaATGTTTGGAAGTCTGCTACTGTAAAATTCATACATGATGTTGTCTAGTTTATAATTTATCAAGTTTATATGCGAAGATATCAAACTTTAGTCTTGTATCAAAGTAATTTTgtctcttttgaattttaatccATTGTAACTAATTTTCAAGCTTATTCAGTTATTCTAAGATGTTCTTAGTCAAACTTAACTGCTATATGCTATATTCTCTACATATGGTTCTCTGATCCTTGGATGCAATGCTCTATTCTATGTTAACAACTATTATATTGAATAAAAGGACAACAAATTCATGAGATATATATGAGGTTATGATTGAGTTACCTAAGTTGTGAATCTTCCTTCCAGCTAAAATATTGTTCATCTATTGTCTTACTACATTACATCATCATAGTATGAAGCCAATTAGCAAGTAGAGAAAAGTTAAAGGACATAAGACGCTCACTTCCTCTTCACGAATATGAGTGAAGCTTTTCGATCCAGCAGTATGGAAAGTAACCTGCTTTGAATGATTAATCTTGTTCCTTAAACAACGAGcctaaatttatagttattatAGTTAGAAATATTCTAAGAcaagtacaaaaaaataatattaaaatatttgaatagttACTACTTTTCTACTTACCTGTTCTTCCTCACTATTCCAAAAATCAACTAAATGCTTCCATTGATCAGGAATGACCCTTGGATCACGATCAGCTACACGTTCCTCATAAATTTTATGGGCATCATAGtgcttttttttcaattcacACTTGAAGTCCTTCCATTTCTTTTCAAGGGCCTTTATAACCTACGACATACTATCATCTTCGATATCATACTTTAACTATAAAATGccaaaaataaactattttttcaGCAAAACAAGGTATATGTAAatagcaaggttttaagtgcccgtcggcacaggctgtatccaccgtgctgtaccgtgccaacaagataccggcacgatacaaatcccatgccgatggcacagctcaaaaccctctattctttaaattagtaagtaattttctcaataaagttcaaaagatgtgataaaaaatataataaatagttagaatattttgttgctaaagaaaataaatatttcatgctattaagtgtcggcacacaaaaatttttttgacgGGCACGCAATTAACGGCACaactcggcacgcaccgtgccgtaccgtgccggcaagtttccggcacgaccctgtgccacgacacttaaatcctggGTAAATAGGcaatttattaaatgatttAAATACAAACCTTTACTAAGTTCCATAGTTTTTCTTTATACTTTGATGGTACTTGTCTCCAATCTTTATATATAAGAGGCGCATCGTTTCCATTTCTTACTACAGTGCGTAAGAAGTTTGTGAATTTTATAGCATCATCTCCAATTGGTTGGTCAAATTCATTGAACTTTTGTGGTAGAAGTTCATCATCTCGCGTTGTCCAGATTTTCAGCATTCGAGTGGGAcctcttttgttctttgattTTCTAGTAGAATCTACTAAAAGAAATCACTGAAATAAGCTTACtctatcataatatatataatgtatgaaACATTTACATAATCACTCATTTACCAAATTTTTtctgaattaaaataaaataataacaaaattttgttACCTGCATTTGGTTCATTGTGATCCTCTTTAATTTCATCTTCAATAGAATgattatattttcattataattatcATGCATATGGTTATTATAATTATCATGCATAtggttatataatatattatgatCTTCTGCAAAACCTTGATGATGCATCAGGTGAGGTCTTGATGGTATAATAGATGGTCGAACCAAGTGTCCATTTACTATCCTTTCTAGTTCATTGCTGGATGAAGGGCGGTTGGcatacaagtgattttgacctGGTAATTGCATTTGATTCGATCGAGAGCCATGATGCTTGGAGGTAGGTTGTGATTTGTGAAGCGATGGTTGGGCTCCTCGTGGTTTGAATTGCTTAGGCAAAGGAGTATTTGATGAAGGCATTTGCATAGGGCGTTTTTGTGTACTTGTGGAATGTGAGGGATCAGATGTAGGATGCCTTGAGTGAGTATTTAAATGCCGCATGATTAAAGTGAATCTtgctgtcatgccccggggtccctGTTTGGATTTAAAAccaatgcggaagtgcccaaattttttttttttttgaaaaccttgacCCCAGGGGATGTcaaatccgccacaaatacaaagaatccactattcacacggacagagtctcccctgtatttgcacagcatcgcacaagta
This is a stretch of genomic DNA from Ananas comosus cultivar F153 unplaced genomic scaffold, ASM154086v1, whole genome shotgun sequence. It encodes these proteins:
- the LOC109706322 gene encoding uncharacterized protein LOC109706322; translated protein: MRTFFISQDLWDLVEHGYAEIESSKGADKTADQKELHKKDAKALLVLQQAVQDNIFPRIANATKSNEAWTILKQEYQGNDRVRTVRLQTLQKEFENLYMKNAEGMQEYFSRIAIIINQMRSLGDDISEKKVVEKVLRSLPPKFDHIVAAIEESKDLSNYSFNELMGSLLAHEQRLNRSIEKSAESAFESRVENSKSKGDQKYAGRGRGRGGFRGRGRGRSYGRERSDTNYRQDDNEKSNQSQGYKSKQCHFCKKYGQIEWM